The DNA segment TCCTAATCAAAATCgttgatttaagttattttaagttATACCACTtgtatttaaattaaactaatttGAATATTTCCAAAACATTGGTttgataattacaaaaatataatgtcAAATCATTCTAATTGGCTCTATTTACTTTTTCCTAGTAAATTCCCACCAAATAACATAGATTCAGTCATGATTACCCATTGAtacatagaaaaatatattataatagtgGGAACATGGGACAAAATGTGAGATAATTGATGTTTCtcaatatgtattttaattgtttatcGTGTTTAACATGAACCAACAATAATAACAATAGTCTTGATTAACATTTTTTACTGTTCTTTTCAGGGTGAAGTCTTTTTATAAGTCAAGCAAAACAACTTTCATTTTCCTTGCTTTAAATTTGTAGCTCAAATAGTTTGGTTACCTTCGTAGATAATGACACTAGTAGTTCCACCATCAGCCCTTACATAAAGGCCACTAAAACATTTGCTTTAGGccaaaatacttttaaaaagttTTGATGGCCACATTATTAAATGGGAATATACACTAGATggtagattttttttcaaactttgcCGATTGTTAGgtaatatgtatacaaaatagACACAACTGGGATGGCAAGCTGCGTTTTGTCTTCTCTTCCAAATTTCTGATGTTTTTCTCGATgacatgtaatattttttttataaaccatttCCAAATATGACATACTATTTATGTTTGATGTAACACCATTTTATACAAACTCATCCCTCTAATAGCAATTTTACCACATTCTCTTTTCCAAGTTGTACCCCACATATGTCGTTTAGCTAAATAAATCTTATAGATTTAGTTATTGCGTGAGGTGCTAATGTAACCTAACACGTTTTTcctctttgtttttattttcgcCACGTACCAACATATATAGATTGAGTTATCTTCCAAGAAACTCTCGCCATCGACGCGGTGTTCGAGAGTTGCAAAAAATGCGTTGCGAAAGGCGTTGATATCGGTCAAAGAGTGGCCGATTTCTCAGACCGTGTTCATTCCTACTGATAATAAGAGAGTGCAGGTGTTGTTTTAACCGTGAGGTGTTGCTTTTATTTACGACCTTTATAATTTTGTACTAGGTAATAActcgcgccttgcgcgggatgtgattattagtttcgttatttttaataaaaaagacaataaatctgtttaatctggatattggttaggttttacgtttttttgtttttaatcttctaaaatataactattattttaaattaatattcattttagtttattcggttaaaacatttgatattttggttttttcggataaaaacctaaaattaatattatatgtttattttcatattatgaagtttagatagttgtcatgtcgaaccaatagtttcatattatagtttttaaacagataatagtttaagaaaaagaaaagaaaattattaagacaaatcatttcactacaatttggtcggtagtgaaagaaacattaagaaaaaatatttcaactttcaaaaaaatcagATACTTCAGCtgtggtgaatacttagttataagatgctcacatcaaggtgcacatgtatgtttatgtaaaaagtatataaaaatagttgaaaaatatataaagatattgttaattaatattaaataacatttttgttcagaataaaatttatttaaaataaaaaagaccttgacattagtcattttttcatcaaaagaaaataaaattatattcgtaAATAGGGGTGGACACATATCAAGTATCTGGATATTTGGAAGCATTCTTGTCaattcgatctttagccacctagatattcggtgactctgatatccgaaatgttttagaattttaaagaatatccgatttgattcgtaaataaaataaaattttaaaaataatttaataataacattttattacaaaaataaaacattatataaccttttaattctagtacctaatataataaatttatattgtaaaactgatataaagtataatatatataattcttttcatatatgtatatatatgcatataacatatcgaattagatatatgttcctaaaaatattggtattagtgatttgcttcttttttggatattgtattttagtatttgatttgtttcgtaaaatttcaaatatcaagattttttggttcaaatcaaaacggataacaaatcgaatcaaaatttatgaatattttgctcaattttatctgtaaacaataaaaataatatatatatagtttggcttttgattcgttatctatttttattcgaaccgaaaaatctagagttttattggaactatgtatgtgagttttatattaaaaaaatcacaaagtaCATAGTGTTAACACATTTATGactatagtgtgaacgcgttagcatatttattatcaaatcattgtgaggctgccacgtgtctattataatgtgaatgcatttattacaatgcttctcttttaatatataagggatgttgCATATGGTGTGatcttttttaatttaatatatactagattttgatccgcgctttcaaatCGCAAGCATTTTCTGCtgataattttgataaaatatacaTGAATTTATAGCGTATTATCAAAAAAaggtgttttaaattttaagcaATGCTTTCATATCCTGCCTAGATCTGTTGTCGAACAAAAATCTCTGACGATTcgtatataatttgtatatagcatatattaacatatataatttgtgtatataataaattttctaaattcatataaaggtttgtataaatatacatatataagaatcaaaataatataatttgtttatttcaaCCCGTCttcattaatttaaaataatttttaatgtcTTAACCCTGTATATAgtttttaatgataaaaatatgtttgacaatatttttcttcaaatataattttgttcttACAAATTCTCCAAAATTTTCTTGATGTTTAGTTAAAGGATTTTATAcaaattaatagattttttattgagatattttttacatattctGCTATTTCTGacatatttataatatcaattatacatactaaatttttattttcaaacattttaaacttaataacttttattattgtttaaaaaaattatataatgtttAGTTTAGTGTTATCAAAAACATTGAATTggaaaactatattatataaaaaggtATAGTgaataagttttttaaaaattgctgtaaataatttttaggaTAATAAATATAGTGGTAcgttttaaaaaggaaacaataaaggagagaaaatttaattaattgaattgaattttaagttttaaaatattttctaaattagttGGTTGATATTAATTAGTTAAGATATGCATAAATTTAGGAGTGACATTGTCTTGTAAATAACTCTAAAAATTAAGCGtaaaatcatattaggtattttgttttaatagtatagattaatatttattttgactttcgttttcttctaaaaccctaaattaaaTACAACTAATGAAAGAAAACGTTTTAGAAAGTACATTTTACCAAGTCCTAATTAACCATATTAAGGTTTGATTTCTTATAATGCCTACGCTAATTTATTATTATGAATCATTTGTAAACTTACCCTTCTATAGAAAGTCAACTTCTTCCTTTTTACAATGTTAAAATCCTAAACGTTTTATTAAATCGTGAATCTCTAAACCTGGTCCAGTAATTTGGTTGGTTTGAGTAGTTATTCCTTTGCCTTCAGAACTTTTAATACGTCTATTACATCAGTCAATTATGGAGGCAACAAACAAGTAATCAATTTCTTGTATAGTTATTTTACGCAAAGGAAATTTGCACTATTTTATCGTGGAATGCCTGGTTTATTTCTTCACCGGCCATTAGGATAAATGTGTTAATTTGAAGACATATTTGTATTACAGAACAAAgtagagagaaaaaaatggaaGAATATATTAAGCGATTCACATCGTCATGGTCGTCGTCGTGTGCGTGTAATAGAGAAAGGTCCACTTATGACTTGCCCCTTCGTATGCACACAATCTCATCTCGTCCTTTCCAAATACAATTTTGTCTCTTTCTCATGAACGTTTTTTTGGTCTATTTCAAGTCCAGGTGGGATTTGCACtattttttatatcattttccAACCTTTTTAAAGTATATATCGAACCagtttatttgttcttctttttcattGACATCATGAAAAAcaacataagaaaataatataaaaatgataattattgGTACATTCGGGGATCTCAATTTCCTCTAGGCGGCCTTTTGATTTTTTCAGCACATGAGAAATAAAACTAatgaaaaaattaattgttattattcTTGTGAACATTCTCAAAGATATTTGCAGCAAAAAGTGATGGAGGACACGTAGGGCCAAAGGAACAGACAGATGGTGTGTGGTAAGCAACTGTAGTCTCTCTCATCCTCCATGTCCTAAACCCATGTCTCCATACACTTTCCCTTCAAAACTCATTTTTCTCTTCTGATCCCTCCTTTAAATATACCCTCTCTCTACCTTGTTTCTTACATGCATTGATCATTAACATGAAGAGGGACAGAAAGAAACAGAAACTAGAGGAAGAGGAGAGGAACAtagaggtggtggtggtggagcaAGTTGATGCATTGGCTGCAGCAGCGACGGTGGCTGCAGCTGCGGctgtggaagaggaggaggggtTGTGGGGTATGTGGCTCAAGGAAGGAGACGTTGTGGTCGACGAGCTGATGACATGGAGCACCGTGTTGCCTTCATGTTGGGATGTGGAGTTTGTTGAGAAAAACTATGGAGTTTTGTTCGAAGATGTTGTGTGGGATGATGATCTTTGGAATTTGAACACTTCGACTCAGCTTCCACCTTTAGATAATAACACAAGACAAGATTGAAGTCTGGTGATTCGAGGTTTTTCAATCGgttcgatttttcggttttagtATGGACCATATATcgtaatcaaaatttataatttgtttgatttgGTATGGTTTTAAGTTTAAATCATGAGTTTTTCTATACATATATTCTTATCTTGAGGATTTTCTTATAAAGAAAATTCAAGCTGGTTTggagtttgattttttttcttggtttaaGTTTTGGGTTTCCGGTTAAGAATTTAGAACTCAGTAAACCGAATTAAGTTTGTTAATGGTTTTGGATCtatgtttataaacataaaCTAGGTGTCTTGCCCGCATATGCGGGCTTAAtcgttttacaaatatttatta comes from the Brassica napus cultivar Da-Ae chromosome A7, Da-Ae, whole genome shotgun sequence genome and includes:
- the LOC106414078 gene encoding uncharacterized protein LOC106414078, with the protein product MKRDRKKQKLEEEERNIEVVVVEQVDALAAAATVAAAAAVEEEEGLWGMWLKEGDVVVDELMTWSTVLPSCWDVEFVEKNYGVLFEDVVWDDDLWNLNTSTQLPPLDNNTRQD